The DNA region TCAAGATAATTACGAATTTAAgaataataagaaaaaatattctttcTTAACAGAACAAgaaaaattagaaaaagaaaatgaatatgaaaattttgATAAAGCCTATATAAATTTAGAAGAACATGAAgatatagaaaaattagtaaatgaaaaatttttaaataatttttacaacctcgataataataataataataataatagtgtGGAACCTATTAATGATACAGAATTTATTgaaaaagagaaaaatttttttgaggaatataatttagatataaatttaaatacTGAAGAAGACTATATAAATTCTATAAAATGTTCACATTGTAaagatatttataaaaaatatatgatgCCCAAAACtcattatcatttaaaaaaaaaacaattattattcaaattCATTTCCATGTTTTATCATGTACCCTTATTagaaaatttattaaaactttataaaaataaattaacTTATGATATTGAACTTAAAGGTAACAAAGAAAATCTGGGACTTTTTATATTAGATATCttagaaaattataaagattataaatttaaattcAGTTCATTTAATTGGCTCTTAcaatataatgatatgCAAGAAAAAATACCCCAAAATGAAAATGTCAACAATTTTAATTATGAAGCATACCCATTTTATAATGTAGATAGAATTGACTTATTAAACGTTTTAAGAAACAATAAACTTAATATACCTGTAGCACTTCTTTTCTCAGATGATGAAATCTTGCCAGATATAAATTCTCTCCTATACACTATGGAATATTATAATGCTGAATGGGCACATTTTTCATTTagattaaaaaaaaattcaataGTTGTTAATAGTAATCCATCAAATATAACTATACCTATAGAAGATtttattgatatatttcataaaaataataaaaaaattatgatatattgGGGTACAGAAGATAATGACAAAGCAGATGATATCCTTTCTTACTTAAAATTAGATGCAGATTCTTTATGTCCAAATGATATTGTATTAGCCAAATATGTTTTGCAAGgtataaaagaaaagaaccaagaataaaacatataaatatatatatatatatatatatatatatatatatatatacatatttatgATTTTTGATGAATATATCCGAAATAATTGTGgttattaatttttttaattttatttttaaagttttattttttcatctCTATATATTTGTACCTTGTAATGattttaaagaaataaaaaaattagagaataattaataaaacTTTTTTAAGCTTTCAAGtatgaaaaaattttaattacTATTTTAACATACAATTGAAAGGCaaaatatgattattataaaatattataatactGTATATTTTAGCcttgtatatttttttttataaagcaataaataaattgtttaaaggtttcttataaatattttaaatacattatattttaataaaagagAAAAGGAAAAGGTTCTTATGTGAATGTTCAACATTGTAGAGGATaaaatttacatattaatatatatatatatatatatatattatattttatatctatatttaattattagtgacaaaaaaaaaaaaaattctcttcatattatttgaaataatattttttatttttttcactaaatgttatataaaatattatatatattatatgtgtaacgtaatatttttaatatatatattttttctttttatatggggattttatattttgtatgAACCCATCACACAactttaaaatattttataataaataaatacacacactgttttaaaataatgtataattatatatatatatatatatatttttaattccATACATTTTCATCGACTTTAatagaatatttttttatacgatcaaagtataatatattacatatatatatatatatatatatatttatttatttgttaggtcaaattttctttcaattatacaaaataggataaattttttttttttttttttttttttgtgtttCTACCATCAGCTC from Plasmodium gaboni strain SY75 chromosome 14, whole genome shotgun sequence includes:
- a CDS encoding glycerophosphodiester phosphodiesterase, translating into MIHFLLFIYIASLLKTIEMSSPSASIVGHRGCGSSTAGGISRYPENSLFSFKKALDANVDGVELDVWLTNDNKVIVLHGTEDGLLGHTLLCDDDCENKNIEELNLDEIQKYHFKEPWILNHGKTFYQDNYEFKNNKKKYSFLTEQEKLEKENEYENFDKAYINLEEHEDIEKLVNEKFLNNFYNLDNNNNNNNSVEPINDTEFIEKEKNFFEEYNLDINLNTEEDYINSIKCSHCKDIYKKYMMPKTHYHLKKKQLLFKFISMFYHVPLLENLLKLYKNKLTYDIELKGNKENLGLFILDILENYKDYKFKFSSFNWLLQYNDMQEKIPQNENVNNFNYEAYPFYNVDRIDLLNVLRNNKLNIPVALLFSDDEILPDINSLLYTMEYYNAEWAHFSFRLKKNSIVVNSNPSNITIPIEDFIDIFHKNNKKIMIYWGTEDNDKADDILSYLKLDADSLCPNDIVLAKYVLQGIKEKNQE